The genome window ACGAGATCCAGCCCGAGTGGGATCATCTTTTCCAGACGCGCGACTGCTTCGCGAATCAGGCGCTTGACCCTGTTACGGATAACGGCATTGCCAATCTTTTTGCTGACGGAAATTCCGGCACGAAATGCAGCCCGTCCCTCCTGTCTGGCAGAATACAGGACAAACTGCTTGTTTGCAGCCGAACTTCCTCGTTGAAACACTTCTTGAAACTGCTCATTCTTTTTGAGCCGGTGTGAACGATGCAAGGTGAACAACCCCTAACATCACAATTATAGTAGAAAACACAAACAGCATCTACCAGTATATCCTTGTTTCGTTCACTTTTTTCCGTATTTGGCCCTTAGAATACAAGAAATCGATAAAAAGAGAATCATTGATCCTCTCTTTAAATGAAAAAAGCCGGTAAATTCCTTGTCCTGTTTCAAAAAGGCCCCTCTGCCTCCTGCATGCCTCATCCTTTCGGTAGCTAGGTAATCATTTTCCTTCCAAAAGGTTCAACACTCGTGCAGAACTTCCTCTTTTATAGAAACAAAGAATTTTCCGACTTTACAAGTA of Brevibacillus choshinensis contains these proteins:
- the rnpA gene encoding ribonuclease P protein component, producing the protein MHRSHRLKKNEQFQEVFQRGSSAANKQFVLYSARQEGRAAFRAGISVSKKIGNAVIRNRVKRLIREAVARLEKMIPLGLDLVIIARPGVENMSLEAIEQSLLHVMKRAKVIKQAPVHNGKRG